The DNA window AACCTCAATCTCTGGTTTACGTTCATGGGCAGCTCTTCGTTTTAGTGCAGGAGCTGCTATAGTTCTTCTTTTCCTTATCTCTCTCTGGTTCACTTCTAAACGCaacaaaactaataataaaaccattaAACCTATTGCTACCACTACCGCCATCAAATTCATTTTGGTCCTGTTTTGGTGTAGGGGTTGAACCTCtgttttgctaatttttaatttgttttagtttgaaattattattttatttttattttttgatcatttAGATGTTCtgacatcaaaaataaattttaaaaattaaaaaaaaaaattattttattgaatttttaagtatatatttttactgAAAATAGGGCATGTCATACATGATCTTCCTTTTCCATCTCTTTGactaattatttcatttatagTTCTTCAATATCTATACTGTCTCTGAACCTGCACCCTGATCTTCCTTTTCCATCTCTTTGTTTTTATGAGATTGGCGTTCCCAGATCAATTTAATTAGGATTAATTACAAGTTTAAGCAAGAAATGCGATATTGGCTAAACAATCAAATTTTGGCAATATTTTGTGCTCACTTCAGTTTCTAATGTGTGTCAATTGCACTTAGTTTCTAATAAATGCATTTcttagaatgtttttttatcaactcaCGACTCGAATTAACTGATTACCTTGATTAAGCTAAAGGTGATCTTGTCAAAATAGTATGCATTCCTATTAAAGTTTGCTTCGTTCTGAAATAGAACTCAAAGAGAAAAGCATAGTTTCAAAATCCAGTTTCTAGGTATAGAATTCTTGTACCATCTAAGCATATGATTTTCTGGGATTTAGGCTCGTCTACATGTTTGACTATACTTTGTGCAAATTGCAATAGTGGTTTTGTGGTTAATTTTCTCGGTGGAACATGTAAAGCAAATCAGCAAGTTTTTCACAGTAGCTGTGCCACAAGTCTTCGTGTATGGATATCTGTTGGTGGCTCCATCAGGAATGCCTTTTGCTCTTATTTACAGGACTGCAGAGTCAGCAGGGAACCTATGAGGACGGAAAAGCGTGTAAACGAACCAGGTGATAGTAGAGGGTATGAAAGTGCTGCTCAAACCAACATGTCATTATGGAGAGAGTAGGAACCAGAAGAGCAGTAAGTACACTTTCCAAACTTGTTTAAGGTGGATCAATCCACCTGTTTCGTTCGTTTCCAACCTTGTTTATTTGTAGATTTTGCAGCATTTTGTTTCACTCTGTATACCAGTGGTCGATGTAATTGATGTCTGATGCACTGTTCTTTCTCTAAAAGGTCATTTTAATGGCGTGAAGTCAATTATATGttgcttgatttgttttttccttttgagcCGTCTTCCGTACATCCTTGGCTATTTAAAGTTTCACCGAGTAATTCAAACTATTGTGGGATGATCTAATGGGaagaaattttgtattttttgaagttaCATGTATGTTGCTTATATCgcttgaaaaaagagagagagaaaatatcagtagaaaaaaacaatataaacatGCCTCACGTAACTATCACGAGCATAAATATAatcacaataaataataataaattatgctTCTTATTCATGGCCTAAATGCAATTTATTTGTATAAACAATTCTTTTGTCAATGGAGTTTTCATCTTAGAgttacttctctttttttattttttattttttattcttttttctttttgtgtgttgTCTGCTAAACTACATATTTATACAGGTGAAGGGTTACTAATTTTTGGTAGTTACTAACAGGATAGAACTCTTCattattttctcttatattatcttgttaatataaatattactacaagtttatttttgtattataaaaataatagcccGTTTTCTCCAATAATTACATGCTTAAATAACAAGGAAAGATCATAGTGATTCTAAGCATCCTATGAAAATCATTCCGGCCAATGAATCGGTTAGAATATCGGATTTATTCCCCACTTATTCTAAGATCTATCTATGTCAAACATGTCACTCCGATTTAGGGGTGAAATCACCGCTTCATGGTAAGGTCACTTATTTATTTCCTGGGAGCAACatgtgatttttaaattattttttgtttttttttttaaattctgaaaGTTTAAGAATAATCTATGTCAAACATGTGTTTCAcgttataataacaattatttttaaaaatatattaaaataatattttttttattttttaaaatttaatttatacgTTACCACACTAAAACAATTTAAAGTATGGTTTTGGCAGTGTGAATAAATGAAACGTCACCTGTGCTAACTTTATTTTGTAGTTATACTGCAACCTGTAATGGTTGACTTTTAAACATAGAATCGACAAATCGAACCCTACCAAATAATGCAGTGGAACGTGAGAGGGCCAGAGGCGATTACCGGGACAAAACTTGGTAAGATTAACATGTTATTCCTAGAGAATTACGGTCTATCGTTAAGtggatatagttttttttagccgaataataataatgaaaaaaagagtaaaacaaATACTCCCATGCACAAGAAATCCGGAAAGAAAGAAACTCATcctaaagattaaaaaacaaaaaaaaaacataaatgcccttttaaaatattcctaatgctcataatcaaataattattatattaaagaaccatctcaattcAATAACTTGAACTAttagatgaaattttaaaatataatttatattattctctaacatacattctcaaataaaaactcTTTGGACTTAAAACTTGTACATAGCCATTCtaccttgtatttaatttttatcaaataaataagaatgataAGATTCGAACTTATTACCGGTTCATCATTAAAGCTTtgatactatattaaaaaaccaattcaattttaaaatataaatttgtaatgaactTGATAAGTAAGGGAAAAATACTGGAATTCTTATTATAACTTTTCTTGGACCTAAACCTTacaggttttaaaaaaagaaaaccggagaaattgaaataacaactgaaacaaaatatcttaaagaactcgaATTGAAAGAACAATGCAATGTTGATAAACCCTAATCTAGATTTTTGGGCAGCTTCGAGGTAGCCCGGGCCTCCTGGGTGAATGAGATTTGCTTCAAAACAATTTCTTGCTTATCTGGTATCTGCAGCCCCTTCCTCCCTCTTTTATTGTAATTCTTGGTTAGTTGAGAATTAAGAATAACAGATAGAATTGACAGCTGTTTTATTTATCTGTGTTGTATTTGGACTCTTTTTCTTCTCCCAAACAGTGCCGTTTGCCTTTGAACTTACTCCCTTGCCAGCTGTCAGCCGCAGGAGCTTCTTCATCTCAGCCCTCCACGTAAGTGCTTCTTGTCCAATCTTGACCATACACGTGCTCACCTTATCTCTTTGCTGCAGGTAAGTCTTCTCCAACACGCTTCCCTCATTTCTTCCCCGACTTCAACTTGGTCTTGCTCCTTTATGAGCTGCCGGACTGTTACCAAATTATGaaacaagattttaaaatataatttatattattatttaattttttgatagttTGGTTTCCCTCTTAAACCAGGCGAGCAATCATTCTTTCCATTGGTAATAAACTCACTTGTTTTCATTGCATTGGTGAGAATCACAATGCAGACCACCAGCATTATTAGTTAGGAGTGCATTGTGTCCATCAGACTGAGTTGTGTCCATCAGCATTATTAGTTAGGATCATTTCCCTGGAATAAGATGAAATGGTGGCCTTCGAAAACAACTAGCACATGGAGGATAACATGTattacaatttttattcttcttacAATGCCGAATAATATGAGTTGAGTGGATATTTTAGCGTGTGGTACACTTGTTGGGCACATGGTGGGCTTTAACACCACCAATGATCTGTCGAAttcaaagggaaaaggaaagaaagcaaaacaccAGTGTCTCTTACTGTGTTTGTTTCCGTGATTGGtggtaagttttttaaaattttatttttttgaattgattagatatatttatatatataaataatattattttaatatatttttaaataaaaaatactttaaaaaacaattattactataataccaaacactaCTTCGatcattaacaaaaacattaaaagatttgAGGTGAAAAATACTATTAATATAAGTAATGAATcacctcaaatatttttcttttcctttcatatcttttattttgctttccATTTAATAATTGGAATTTGATTTCTTAGATTATGAATAGCAAATcatctcaaactttttttttcatttacatccttgtttttttttttattgagtccttttgctttcttttaaaaaattataattcagttttataaaattaatgttcagtaaactataaaataatatttaaaatcatgaatataTAAAGCAATAGgagatgaaataaatattaaaaaataattaaaatgcaacATTGGAGAAAAACTCACTCCAATATGAATTGTAATAGTTactcacaatgtttttttttttaatttctctttgtcacttgatattttttttgtttccaattCAATCATTTCATATTAAGTTGACTTGAGATTgagtttaatgttttatatgagattctcatgaagttaaaaataaattgatcttGAGTTAATGCTTTATACTATGGAAACAAGAATTAAGAAGTTAAGTTCtagattttaaatataaaaagctaAGTTATGAAATCAGGTTCAAAACTTagattaaagaataatttattttataacttgtAATTGATGTTTAATCAACCTAACCTTAAATGTTATTTAATACTGTGTTTCACTCAgtgtttatatatgttttaaaaatatatttagctttaaaaaatattaaattaatattttttttagtattttaatatattaatattaaaaataaataaaaattaaaaattattcaattatattttaaaataaaaaaatatttttttaaaaaatactttccacaAAATCATACCGGAATCACATGGATCAAAACGCGTTGATCAAGACTTCTGCATGATAACAAAGAATAGAGGTAGGTCCACTAGTATATACTATATACCATATGGACAAAATAGGTAACAATCAGGACataccaataataaaaaataaaattatacatgcATGGAGGATATTGAGATTCCATACTTTCCAGTTCTCTATATAAAGCACAGACAAGTTCACCACAGTGCACTCCTACAAGACCATCTCCTTCCACTATTCATTGCACATGGCGACTCGTGACAGTGTTTCCTTGTATAAGTTGTGGATTTCAGTTATCACTATCCTCCCTTTCACTCAAACATTATCACAACCCGAAAATTATATTGTTCACATGGATTTATCGGTGATGCCCAAAGCCTTTTCAGGCCAGTATCATTGGTACTTGTCCACTCTTGCTTCTATAATTGATGTCTCTGATAATAGCACCACTAGGGCTACTTCTGCCACTCTGACTGCCTCTTCTAAACTGCTTTACAGTTATACTCATGTTATCAATGGTTTCAGTGCCAGTCTCACTCCTTCAGAGCttgaggttttaaaaaattctccAGGCTACATTTCTTCCATCAAAGACTTACCTGTTAAGCAGGACACAACTCATTCATCCAAATTTCTTGGCCTTACACCTCAGTCCCTTGCCTGGAAGGTGTCAAATTATGGTGAAGGTATCATTATTGGGTTGGTGGACTCTGGTGTTTCGCCAGAAAGCCAGAGTTACAACGACCATGGAATGCCTGAGATTCCAGAAAGATGGAAAGGAGAATGTGAAAGTGGCACTCAATTCAACTCCTCATTGTGCAACAAAAAGCTCATCGGAGCAAGATTTTTCAACAAAGGCCTAATTGCAATGTATCCTAACATCACTATATCTATGAATTCGACGCGTGATACGGATGGGCATGGGACACACACATCTAGCACCGCTGCTGGAAATTATGTGGAAGGTGCGTCATACTTTGGCTATGCCCCTGGAACTGCTAATGGAGTAGCTCCTCGGGCGCATGTAGCCATGTACAAGGTTTTCTTTGACGAAGCTGGTGCTTCTACAACTGATATAATTGCTGCAATCGACCAAGCGATTAGCGATGGTGTAGATGTATTATCTTTATCATTTGGCTTGGATGGGATTCCTTTGAATGAAGACCCCATTGCCTTGGCAACATTTGCAGCCGTAGAGAAGAATGTATTTGTGTCCACTTCTGCTGGAAACGAAGGGCCTTTCTACGAAACTCTACATAATGGCATACCATGGGTGTTAACAGTAGCTGCTGGTACTCTAGACCGTGAATTTAATGCAGTTTTGACACTTTGCAATGGAATTTCAATCACAGGTTCATCTCTCTATTTGGGGACTACATATTTTTATGAAGTGCCTATTGTTTTTATGGACGGGTGTCACAAAGTGAGCGAATTGAACAAAATTGGACCGAAGATTGTGGTTTGTCAGGGTGGGAACGATGGTAATGACTTAAGCGACCAAGTTGAAAATGTCATCAAGGCAAACGTTACAGCTGGTGTTTTCATAACAAATTTTACAGATACTGAAGAATTCATCCAAAGTCAATTTCCAGTTGTTCTTCTGAATCAGAAAGATGGGAAAACCATAATAGATTACATCAAGAACAGCAACAAGCCACAAGCAAGCGTAGAATTTCGAAAAACAAATCTGGGGATTAAATCAGCTCCAAGTGTTACTGGTTATAGTTCTAGAGGGCCATCGACGAGCTGTCCATTGGTAATGAAGCCTGACATTATGACTCCAGGCTCACTAATATTAGCTTCATGGCCTCAAAATGTTGCCGTGGCTCTGAACAATTCACAACCTTTGTTcagtaattttaatatactatcaGGGACATCTATGGCTTGCCCGCATGCAGCAGGAGTGGCTGCACTCTTGAGGAAGGCACATCCTGATTGGAGTCCAGCTGCTATACGGTCAGCCATGATGACAACCGCTGATATAATGGATCATACCATGAAACCTATCAACGACATCGGTTTTGGTAACAAGACACAACTAGCCAGTCCTCTTGCCATGGGAGCTGGACAAGTTAATCCCAACAAAGCTCTAGATCCTGGTCTCATTTATGATGTTAATTCAAATGATTATGTGAGGCTACTCTGTGCTTTAAAATTCacagaaaaacaaatccaagctATCACAAGGTCATCTTCCACAAATTGTTCCAACCCATCCACCGACCTTAACTACCCTTCTTTTATCGCCTATTTCAATGCAAAAGATTCGCCATCAAATTTGACCACCGTGCGAGAATTTCAAAGGACAGTGACCAATGTTGGAGCGGAAATGTCTACTTACACCGTAAATGTGACGCCCATGATTGGTTTAAAGGTAAGTGTCATTCCAGACAAGTTGGAGTTCAGGGCCAAGTATGAGAAATTAAGCTACAAACTGATCATTGAAGGTCCAGCACTCTTGGATGAGACTGTAACTTTCGGTTATCTTAGTTGGGTTGATGTGGGGGGTAAACATATTGTCAGGAGTCCCATAGTGTCAACAAGTTTGAGTCCACAATTGTCTTAGAACAACTAACAAACTTGTGTACTTGACAAGTTAACTTATGTCCgtgttatttttgaataaaattacatataatCAGCGAAGGAGCTTTCAGCTTTCATGGATAGTGTCAGTTTTATTTGGTTGCAAAATCATCGGCGTGTCTGTTTGATATCATACACAAGGGCTATTGATCTTTCAAATAGTAAAAGTAATATTTAGATCAGAGCTATTGTAATCACATTTACCATTCCTGTTTTACAAGAATGAATAATGAGAGTTGTAGTAAGTTTTTATATGGGATAGAGGTTAGATTAACtaagaatcaaagaaaaatcaaaataggagaaaaattataaagagaatGAGATACTGTTATTAAGGTTGATTATATGTTCGTgacaaattatagtttttaacaaCAGAGGAGGTTAATTTCTCATTAAACATAGCAGCACTTTTATAGCACAAAAGGAGTTTGTATCCattcaaacaaaaagagaatTGTGTTCATTGCTACATGATGTTCAGGCTTGAGAACATTGAGAATGTTAAAAGAAGCACGCACATCTCACAAAATAGAACGACCTAACAAAAGATAGACCAATTCACATCATGAAATTAAAGGTAAAAGGCATGAGAAAACCAAGATCTAAACCTatgtttatttcattttgtgttctatttttaaacattttagtCAAATAACTAATTTCTTGTTatgatttcattattttaaattaatgatatgaTTTGAAGGAAAGAAAGGCAAAAATGAAAAGCTAAGATGATTTTGACAGGAAGACGTGCATGACATGTTATGTTTTCACTTTCTCCGGGCGTGTCACTAATTGGAAAGTGATTTTGCAATCCATTACTGTCTAGTTTATAATAGAGATTGAGCATATGACATTGCTAGAGGTAATGAAAGAAGCCTGATGATTAAGATGTTTGGTTGATAATTTTGGTTTGCATATAAGTTAATTGATGTGTATTATGATTGTTAGAGTGCTATGCATATGGTCAAGAACTGGATGTATCATGAAAGAACCAAACATATTGATAGAATATATCACTTTATTCTAGATATAATGTAACAAAGTGTTTTAGTAGCGAAAAAAATTGCTAGAATTGAGAATCCTACAAATATGTTGACGAAGTCTATTTGTATAGTTAAGTTCAAGGATTGCTTGGACTTGATTGGTTTGTGTAGTATTTGAGAGGTGCTTGGTGGAGATGATCAGAAAGGTACTCAAGTTGGCTCTATTTAAACCAAGATGGAGATTTGTTTGGCTTGTCTTAAATTGTGGGCCAATGAGAGAAAACAAATACCCATGTATTTAGACCACATAAAAGTCGAAAGTTGTCATATTTTAGGgtaagatttatttataattctttttattctctacaCTTTGATGgtttgagagaagagagagagagaaaaaaagaatttttttgttactttaggattttgaatgaaaatataattttgcaaGATACCTTGTAATCTTATATTTTCTCATAGTGAATTTCTCTCATGTTTAGCAAACCTAAGTTACCAAACCACGTAAATTCGGTGTGTGTTCTTATGTGATTGattgtgcttattttttatatttatttatttatcaattggtCTGTGAGATTTTAAAGATGTTACACTATAAAAAGCTTAATTAGTTggaaattcaaataattataattgaataTATACATTTTGTGTGTGAATAATTCTTTGATGGCCAAAAATATTACTCTAGAATTACATATATTTTACATGTTGGATAAAGGCAGATACAATCCAATTGTATGGATAATTGGACTGCATGGTATTTACATAATTCCTAATTCCTAATGGCCAGCAAAGATTGAGTAAAATACCAACTTTAATCTTTGAGCAAAGTACGTGATGGCTAGGCTTCTGACCACACATCTAACATCCACATGCACTTAGGTATTgattgccattaaaaaaaaaggattcatgCTGCATCCCCTTCCTAGAAAAAGCagcataactataaaaaaaaaccctaataaattttatttcttccacCACGACCATATACATGATATTGAGAATTGTagttctcttaaaaaaaaatttagtcgtTAGAGGTAACCTTCAACAACTTGTAAGAAACAAAATGCAACccaaatataaagagaaagaaattgatGCATGCCATGATGAGTTTCCTGAAATCAGATAGGATCCATGGATTATATGAGAAACTCTTTTGAgcttttcaataaaatcaataatgctTCTATATATCttcaaatgaatttttcatGTCTCCACATATCCATGTCTACAATGAGGTTGATCGTTTTGTCTGTGTTTTTCAAGCACTCATTTCAAACGAGGCCTCATCTCACAATACAAATGCTCAAAAAGTTTAGTCGTGGGTGCACACTTCAAACAGAGCCATCACTTCTAAGAAACCGGGCCTTGTCTCACCATCCTGTGTCTCAAAAAGTTGTATATTTTGacaagggattttttttatgcagaGAAAGGCAATTCCATATTTGAACCTGGACACTTGAAGTCCAAACAGCAGTTTTGGTATCAaacaatacttttatttttttactattgttttgggaaaaaaaagtaaccagcAGGAGAAACTTGCATTTTGTACTTCTACACGCGTAAGTTATAACAAGTTCGCTTTAGGTGAGTGACCCAAATTCATACACCAGTGAATCATCAATGGTATGAGTGATGACTCcatcatattttctttcttttttgagcttcctAGTGGAAAAGAAAGACTTGCGCATGATGAGCCGAGCTCCATTTTGCTGGAAGCTTGGAccatgctttctttctttgctctTGGATCCCTGCTTCTTTCCTTCCTAAAAAGTTACCGCGTGACATGCTTTTTAGAAGGCCGTATTATCTCTCCATTATCTACTGTCTACGATACGGCTTCAGTTACTGAATAAATAGATTCGCTGTGCGGCGCCAACTGTAATTGGCTGTCGAGTAATTAGTTCCTCGCATCTTCCTCTACTAACCAACCCTAACATAACAGCACGAGTCCTGACTCCAGACAGATGACACCAAACACTCGTCTTTCTGCTTTAAACATCCCACCCCTCGTACCTTCTCTCCCCACACTATTAAGCCTATTTCTCAATTGCGCTCGAGTTGACCGATCCACCCCTCGCAATTCCCACAAAGTCACCATCATCTCCAGCGAACCCACAGAGAAGATAAAAGACAGCAAATCAGTATCTCCAATTGTATAGAATTCGGTGctcaatcaaaactaaaaagaagaagaagaagaagaagaagaacctgaTTAAGACAGACAATGCACGCCAAGACAGACTCAGAGGTCACTAGTCTAGCACCATCATCCCCGACAAGATCTCCTCGCCGGCCAGTCTACTACGTACAGAGCCCATCACGTGACTCTCACGATGGAGAGAAAACCACGACGTCGTTTCACTCCACTCCTGTACTCAGCCCCATGGGGTCCCCACCTCACTCTCACTCCTCTGTTGGCCGCCACTCGCGCGAGTCCTCCTCAAGCCGGTTTTCCGGGTCGCTGAAACCTGGATCGCGCAAGATCTCACCAAATGATGCGTCTAGAGGGGGTCAAGGAAAGGGACAAAAGCAGTGGAAAGAGTGTGATGTTATTGAAGAAGAAGGACTTCTTGAAGATGAAGAGCGTCGAAAGGGTCTCCCTCGTAGATGctattttcttgcttttgttcttggtttctttatcttattctctctcttttctttaattctttggGGTGCTAGTAAGCCACAAAAACCCAAGATTACAATGAAGGTATACTAttatatatactatatatatctttcttttatttattttcacgaaaaatattacaattcgagaaattggtttattttttcttgcagaGTATTACATTTGAGCAATTTAGGATCCAAGCCGGGTCTGATTCAACGGGAGTGGCAACTGATATGATCTCGGTGAACTCTACAGTGAAAATGACCTATCGTAACAAAGGAACATTTTTCGGCGTCCGTGTAACATCAACACCTCTTGATCTTTCCTACTCTGAAATCACTATTGCATCAGGAAATGTAAGCCAATTCagatccttaaaaaaaacagaggaagaagaaggtaGTTGTGGattcttttctaatttggtgTTTGGGTATTGCAGATCAAGAAGTTTTACCAATCAAGGAAGAGCCAGAGACCCGTGGCAATACCTGTCATCAGCAACAAAATACCATTGTACGGAAGTGGAGCTGGGCTGAGCAGTTCAACAGGGACAACCACATTACCAGTGCCTCTAAAAATGAACTTCGTCGTTAGATCAAGAGCTTATGTTTTGGGAAAGCtggttaaaacaaaatttaacagGAAAATTGAGTGTGATTTTACTTTTGATCCAAAGAAGCTCAACGTCCCAATTTCTCTCAAGGAGGCTTGCACATATGATTGATGGTGATCAGTCAACACGTGAAGaggaatttcatatttttttctttaattttaatttcatattattggtttgtttttgctGAGGAGAAGAATCAAGAAAGTGGAAATGGAAAACAGCTCAGTGGGTAAAGTGGGCAAGGGGTGAGCGACGCGGATTTGGACTTTTTTTGGTTTACCCAGCTGGCCAGAGAGTGAAGAGTGAAAAGAGAACGTTGGCTTCGGCGATGCCTTGTGAGCCACTCTCCATttgtttctatttcttttccccaaatatatataaacaagaaattaatgtaGAAGTAAGTAGTGATTCATGTATCAGTGCTACCGTTCGTGTAATTACATTCTTTGATAAAGTTTACATGTTGATTTTCTGCTTTCTGGTTATTTAGAATTCCACCCGAATTCTTTTAaacgtaaaaaataaaataaaaatgtacaAGTCTTGGCAGATTTTCGGgcattaaatctaaaaatataattatttcgaaatttatttatatcaagataattttttatataaatatatctttttgtTTATCTTACCATCATAACGTTTGTTAAAACAAATtgtaaatatgataaaattatgtttgaaatctttttaaattttttaataataataaattgattttaattggttttctatgaataatttgttgttttttatttgaagtgtcaacaaaaaaatatataaaaaaaaacgtaaaaaaaaaaaaaaggccagcGAAGGGGCGGATACCTAGCTCATTCTTGGTAGGACAAGTCTGCGTGCTTGgcactgcatttttttttttaaaacaccctttatttttttgaaaaaaaatattataaacagcATGTTGTGTCTGACATTTGTGAAAATAATTGCGCATATCAGCTCTCGAACTTGCGAGATCTGGCCTCCACGCGGCATGGATTTGTTATCAaatgattaagaaaatatattaaggtGCTCGTCAGTCGTCTGTCACACTTGTGAAAATAATTGCGCCCATCAACTCTCGGACCTGCGACCGCTACCCTCCACTCGCGCCAACTGACATGGTTAAGGTTGCATTTGTAATCAAcagattaagaaaatatattagggTACTTCATATTGTTCATATGAACATTAAAACACCATGAAAGGAACCCCAATTCTTTTAGTGTATTTAGGTAATTGTTATAGGttactttcatttctttttaggCTAAAACTACTATATTGACCACATTCTCATTGCAGCCTGgatctagaaaaaaattgaacgtaaaataaataatatttagattattgaaatttttttggcaTTATCATGAAATTTAGTACaacaatttaaacttaaaaaattcaacccaactattttcttagtccaacttttaaattaaatcttgtGCCACTTGCCCCAACAAGATCTTGTTCATTATATATGTCTGAAGAAAAGAactaacttaatattaaaagatgagtttcaataaaatcttttattaaaagatgaaattgaaaaaataaaagatattacaaaaa is part of the Populus trichocarpa isolate Nisqually-1 chromosome 2, P.trichocarpa_v4.1, whole genome shotgun sequence genome and encodes:
- the LOC18096300 gene encoding subtilisin-like protease SBT3, with the protein product MATRDSVSLYKLWISVITILPFTQTLSQPENYIVHMDLSVMPKAFSGQYHWYLSTLASIIDVSDNSTTRATSATLTASSKLLYSYTHVINGFSASLTPSELEVLKNSPGYISSIKDLPVKQDTTHSSKFLGLTPQSLAWKVSNYGEGIIIGLVDSGVSPESQSYNDHGMPEIPERWKGECESGTQFNSSLCNKKLIGARFFNKGLIAMYPNITISMNSTRDTDGHGTHTSSTAAGNYVEGASYFGYAPGTANGVAPRAHVAMYKVFFDEAGASTTDIIAAIDQAISDGVDVLSLSFGLDGIPLNEDPIALATFAAVEKNVFVSTSAGNEGPFYETLHNGIPWVLTVAAGTLDREFNAVLTLCNGISITGSSLYLGTTYFYEVPIVFMDGCHKVSELNKIGPKIVVCQGGNDGNDLSDQVENVIKANVTAGVFITNFTDTEEFIQSQFPVVLLNQKDGKTIIDYIKNSNKPQASVEFRKTNLGIKSAPSVTGYSSRGPSTSCPLVMKPDIMTPGSLILASWPQNVAVALNNSQPLFSNFNILSGTSMACPHAAGVAALLRKAHPDWSPAAIRSAMMTTADIMDHTMKPINDIGFGNKTQLASPLAMGAGQVNPNKALDPGLIYDVNSNDYVRLLCALKFTEKQIQAITRSSSTNCSNPSTDLNYPSFIAYFNAKDSPSNLTTVREFQRTVTNVGAEMSTYTVNVTPMIGLKVSVIPDKLEFRAKYEKLSYKLIIEGPALLDETVTFGYLSWVDVGGKHIVRSPIVSTSLSPQLS
- the LOC7462873 gene encoding uncharacterized protein LOC7462873, with product MHAKTDSEVTSLAPSSPTRSPRRPVYYVQSPSRDSHDGEKTTTSFHSTPVLSPMGSPPHSHSSVGRHSRESSSSRFSGSLKPGSRKISPNDASRGGQGKGQKQWKECDVIEEEGLLEDEERRKGLPRRCYFLAFVLGFFILFSLFSLILWGASKPQKPKITMKSITFEQFRIQAGSDSTGVATDMISVNSTVKMTYRNKGTFFGVRVTSTPLDLSYSEITIASGNIKKFYQSRKSQRPVAIPVISNKIPLYGSGAGLSSSTGTTTLPVPLKMNFVVRSRAYVLGKLVKTKFNRKIECDFTFDPKKLNVPISLKEACTYD